Proteins encoded within one genomic window of Lynx canadensis isolate LIC74 chromosome B2, mLynCan4.pri.v2, whole genome shotgun sequence:
- the LOC116738089 gene encoding LOW QUALITY PROTEIN: zinc finger and SCAN domain-containing protein 12-like (The sequence of the model RefSeq protein was modified relative to this genomic sequence to represent the inferred CDS: inserted 1 base in 1 codon) translates to MDNHTMATGDHLGQNAAVSGRREPQRRELLERWRKIPFTYKKTDLQLNSQSSQIFHQRFRLFPYQETPGPREALRRLRELGRQWLSPETHSKEQILELPVLEQLVTVLPAELQAWXRGQHPESGEQAVTVLEDLERLLDEPGEQGTFQADGQEVLLGGSDIPGSRLPVTV, encoded by the exons ATGGACAACCACACTATG GCCACAGGGGACCACCTGGGACAAAACGCAGCGGTTTCCGGCCGGCGGGAGCCACAGAGACGAGAACTCCTAGAGCG GTGGAGGAAGATCCCTTTTACGTACAAGAAAACTGACTTGCAGCTGAACAGCCAGTCCAGTCAGATCTTCCACCAGCGCTTCAGGCTCTTCCCCTACCAGGAGACGCCTGGACCCCGCGAGGCGCTGCGCCGGCTCCGCGAGCTGGGCCGCCAGTGGCTGAGCCCAGAAACGCACAGCAAGGAGCAGATCCTGGAGCTGCCGGTGCTGGAGCAGCTCGTGACCGTCCTGCCCGCCGAGCTCCAGGCCT TGCGGGGACAGCACCCGGAGAGCGGGGAGCAGGCGGTGACCGTGCTGGAGGATCTGGAGCGGTTGCTGGACGAGCCCGGAGAGCAG GGCACATTCCAAGCAGATGGACAGGAAGTGCTCCTGGGAGGAAGTGACATCCCTGGGAGCCGGCTGCCAGTCACCGTGTGA